One window from the genome of Luteithermobacter gelatinilyticus encodes:
- the yajC gene encoding preprotein translocase subunit YajC, which yields MFISTAYAQDAAAGGDPLMGFLPLILIFVVFYFLLIRPQQKRAKEHKQMIENLRRGDVIVTSGGIIGKITKIVDDNEVEAEIASGVRIRLIRNMISTVQGKTSPANDSAKTDKKSS from the coding sequence ATGTTTATTTCTACGGCTTACGCACAGGATGCCGCGGCAGGCGGCGATCCGTTAATGGGATTTCTGCCTCTGATACTGATTTTTGTGGTATTTTATTTTCTTCTGATCCGTCCGCAACAAAAACGCGCCAAGGAACACAAGCAGATGATTGAAAATCTGCGTCGCGGTGACGTGATTGTGACTTCTGGCGGTATCATTGGCAAAATCACCAAGATTGTGGATGACAATGAAGTGGAAGCCGAAATCGCTTCCGGCGTGAGAATTCGCCTGATCCGCAATATGATTTCCACGGTTCAGGGCAAAACATCTCCCGCTAATGATTCTGCCAAGACGGACAAGAAAAGCTCCTAA
- a CDS encoding M23 family metallopeptidase has protein sequence MLIFQEGLFKLPSMTGATEKFICKKLIGVRVIREKYIRVAGTAAVCLVLLAGCQEGHPYQIGYKNSLPGRVAKNSPYPIPVPRSKPTPPRQFAAVPRRHKTSVVQGASVTVRKGDTVYAISRRHKVTVRDLITVNRLRPPYLLRPGQKLLLPVAGRHIVRKGDTVYSISRRYKVDMTELVRLNRLKKPYILHVGQVLNVPGGNRAGGTQAAARVAIPTPPPSSGQGFLWPVKGQIISRFGPKANGYHNDGINILAPPGAAVRAAESGVVVYADNKLKGYGNLVLIQHEGGWISAYAHNKTLLVRKGQKVVRGQTIAKVGQSGRVTRPQLHFELRKGSRAVNPERYLKT, from the coding sequence TTGTTGATCTTCCAGGAGGGGCTTTTTAAACTTCCTTCCATGACCGGGGCCACTGAAAAATTTATCTGTAAAAAACTCATCGGTGTAAGAGTTATCCGTGAAAAATATATCCGTGTGGCGGGGACGGCGGCAGTGTGTCTTGTGCTGCTTGCAGGGTGTCAGGAGGGCCATCCCTATCAGATCGGGTATAAAAATTCACTGCCCGGTCGGGTGGCGAAGAACAGCCCTTATCCCATTCCCGTTCCTCGATCCAAACCCACACCCCCCCGGCAGTTTGCCGCTGTGCCCCGGAGGCACAAAACGAGCGTCGTTCAAGGCGCAAGTGTTACAGTGCGCAAGGGAGATACGGTTTATGCCATTTCCCGCCGTCACAAGGTGACCGTGCGTGATCTGATTACAGTCAATCGTCTGAGGCCGCCTTATCTGTTGCGGCCCGGACAGAAACTGTTGCTGCCGGTGGCCGGCCGGCACATTGTTAGAAAAGGCGATACGGTTTACAGTATTTCCCGCCGATATAAGGTGGATATGACCGAACTGGTACGGCTCAACCGGCTCAAAAAACCCTATATTTTGCATGTGGGGCAGGTCCTTAATGTGCCGGGAGGAAACCGGGCAGGCGGTACTCAGGCAGCGGCCCGTGTGGCGATACCCACGCCCCCGCCAAGCTCGGGGCAAGGTTTCCTCTGGCCTGTTAAAGGCCAGATTATTTCCCGTTTCGGTCCCAAGGCCAATGGTTACCATAATGACGGAATCAATATTCTGGCGCCCCCCGGTGCTGCGGTGCGGGCCGCGGAAAGCGGGGTTGTAGTCTATGCCGATAACAAGCTGAAAGGGTATGGCAATTTGGTTCTGATTCAGCATGAAGGCGGCTGGATCAGCGCCTATGCGCACAATAAAACCCTGTTGGTTCGCAAAGGGCAGAAGGTGGTCCGCGGACAGACCATTGCCAAAGTCGGACAATCCGGCAGAGTGACCCGCCCCCAGCTTCATTTTGAGCTGCGTAAGGGATCCCGAGCGGTAAACCCTGAAAGGTATTTGAAAACATGA
- the secF gene encoding protein translocase subunit SecF: MLLKLVPETTKISFIKFRKIAFVFSLALLVASFAMFFTKNLNYGIDFEGGILIEIQTEQDADLSVIRRTVSGLGMGDAAVQTFGAPTEVLIRLEYQEGKSLEEVVAMVKSALAQTVPGEISYRRTETVGPKVSGELIMDGILSVTLAMVAVLIYIWFRFEWQFGLGAVIALFHDVLITIGMFSFTQLEFNLSVIAAILTIVGYSLNDTVVVYDRIRENLRKFRKMDIPALLDLSINDTLSRTIMTSLTTLLALFALFFFGGENIKTFTAAMIWGIFIGTYSSIFIASPVLLWFELRREPDTSPQEGVEVLPPEKG, from the coding sequence ATGTTGTTAAAGCTGGTTCCTGAAACCACCAAAATTTCCTTTATCAAGTTCCGGAAAATCGCCTTTGTGTTTTCCCTGGCGCTACTGGTGGCGTCCTTTGCCATGTTTTTTACGAAAAACCTTAATTACGGCATTGATTTCGAAGGGGGTATTTTGATTGAGATCCAGACGGAACAGGATGCCGATCTGTCGGTTATTCGCCGCACCGTCAGCGGCTTGGGCATGGGAGATGCTGCCGTGCAGACCTTTGGGGCACCGACCGAAGTGTTGATCCGCCTGGAATATCAGGAGGGTAAAAGCTTGGAAGAGGTGGTGGCGATGGTCAAGTCTGCGCTTGCACAAACCGTGCCGGGAGAGATCAGCTACCGTCGGACGGAAACGGTGGGGCCCAAAGTATCTGGCGAGTTGATCATGGACGGGATTCTGTCGGTGACGCTGGCCATGGTGGCGGTGCTGATTTATATATGGTTCCGTTTTGAATGGCAGTTTGGTCTGGGCGCCGTCATTGCCCTGTTTCATGACGTTCTGATTACCATCGGCATGTTTTCCTTTACCCAGCTGGAATTCAATCTGTCGGTGATTGCCGCCATTTTGACCATTGTGGGATATTCATTGAATGATACGGTGGTGGTCTATGACCGGATACGGGAGAATTTGCGGAAATTCCGCAAAATGGATATTCCGGCGCTTCTTGATCTCAGCATCAATGATACGCTCTCGCGCACCATCATGACCTCGCTGACCACGTTGCTGGCGCTTTTTGCCCTGTTTTTCTTTGGCGGGGAAAATATCAAAACCTTCACGGCGGCCATGATTTGGGGTATTTTTATCGGAACCTATTCCTCTATTTTTATCGCTTCGCCGGTGTTGTTGTGGTTCGAATTGCGTCGTGAACCCGATACTTCGCCACAGGAAGGCGTGGAAGTTCTGCCCCCGGAAAAAGGCTGA
- the purB gene encoding adenylosuccinate lyase → MIPRYSRDIMTSIWDPKSRFQIWFEIEAHACDAQAELGVIPKEAAKAVWERGSFDIERIDEIEREVKHDVIAFLTSLAEHVGEEARFVHQGMTSSDVLDTCFNVQLVRATDILLDDLDKLLEVLKRRAQEHKYTVCIGRSHGIHAEPVTFGLKMAAAYAEFDRCRTRLKNARKEIATCAISGAVGTFANIDPYVEEHVAKAMGLEVEPVSTQVIPRDRHAMYFATLGVIASSIERLAVEIRHLQRTEVLEAEEYFSKGQKGSSAMPHKRNPVLTENLTGLARIVRGYTIPAMENVALWHERDISHSSVERMIGPDATVTLDFALARLTMVMDKLVVYPENMQKNMDKLGGLHNSQRVLLALTQAGVSREDAYRLVQRNAMKVWEQGADFATELKNDPEVSARLSDAEIDDKFDLGYHTKHVDTIFKRVFGE, encoded by the coding sequence ATGATACCCCGTTATTCCCGTGACATCATGACGTCCATCTGGGACCCCAAAAGCCGGTTCCAGATCTGGTTTGAAATTGAAGCCCATGCCTGCGATGCGCAGGCGGAACTGGGGGTGATCCCCAAAGAAGCCGCCAAGGCAGTGTGGGAACGGGGCAGTTTCGACATCGAGCGCATCGACGAAATCGAACGAGAAGTCAAACACGATGTGATTGCTTTTCTGACCTCACTGGCCGAACATGTGGGCGAAGAAGCCCGATTTGTGCATCAGGGCATGACCTCTTCCGACGTGCTGGACACCTGCTTTAATGTGCAACTGGTCCGGGCCACGGACATCCTGCTTGACGATTTGGACAAACTTCTCGAGGTTCTCAAACGTCGGGCACAGGAGCATAAATACACCGTCTGCATCGGGCGCAGCCATGGCATTCATGCCGAACCGGTGACCTTTGGCCTGAAAATGGCGGCGGCCTATGCGGAATTTGACCGCTGCCGCACCCGCCTGAAAAATGCCCGCAAGGAAATTGCCACCTGTGCCATTTCCGGCGCGGTGGGCACCTTCGCCAATATCGACCCCTATGTGGAAGAACATGTGGCCAAGGCCATGGGCCTGGAAGTGGAGCCGGTGTCCACTCAGGTTATTCCCCGCGACCGCCATGCCATGTATTTCGCCACACTGGGCGTGATCGCGAGCTCCATCGAACGCCTCGCTGTGGAAATCCGCCACCTGCAGCGTACCGAAGTACTGGAAGCCGAGGAATATTTCTCCAAAGGGCAGAAAGGCTCCTCCGCCATGCCCCATAAACGCAATCCGGTGCTGACCGAAAACCTTACCGGCCTTGCGCGTATTGTTCGCGGCTATACCATCCCTGCCATGGAAAATGTGGCGTTGTGGCACGAACGGGACATCTCTCATTCCTCCGTGGAACGGATGATCGGTCCGGATGCTACGGTAACACTGGATTTTGCGCTGGCGCGACTGACCATGGTCATGGACAAACTGGTGGTCTACCCCGAAAACATGCAGAAAAACATGGACAAGTTGGGTGGCCTGCATAATTCCCAACGGGTGCTGCTGGCGCTGACCCAGGCCGGGGTGAGCCGCGAGGACGCTTACCGGCTGGTACAGCGTAATGCCATGAAGGTTTGGGAACAGGGCGCCGATTTCGCCACCGAGCTGAAAAACGATCCCGAAGTGTCCGCCCGGCTGTCAGACGCCGAAATCGACGACAAGTTTGATCTCGGTTACCACACCAAACATGTGGACACTATTTTCAAGCGGGTGTTCGGCGAATAG
- a CDS encoding PQQ-dependent sugar dehydrogenase produces the protein MMCFIRRGFYAVVIALGLALGLVWELARPGYGMETLVPSPAYPVQTFQTEDYSVRVETITSRLRFPWAMDFLPDGSAVITEKPGTMRHLSGNKLSKPFAGVPEVKYAGQGGLLDVAVDPDFAKNQLIFFSYAEPAEEGRLAGTAVARARLILGEAPRLEDVHVIFRMNRKTDKTHHYGSRITIAPDGTLFVTLGDRGEWDRAQDPFDHAGAVIRINKDGSIPADNPFADGRQAAPEIWSIGHRNAQGAAWNKDAGMLWTVAHGARGGDEINEPRAGRNYGWPVITYGRNYNGEKIGIGTHKEGMEQPLYYWDPSIAPSGMAYYDGAAFPRWRGNIFVGALKDEMLVRLEFREDKVVKEERLLQGQYGRIRDVVQGPDGYIYFLTDEKRGKVLRLRPAS, from the coding sequence ATGATGTGTTTCATTCGAAGAGGCTTCTACGCAGTTGTAATCGCCTTGGGGCTTGCCTTGGGTCTCGTTTGGGAACTGGCTCGTCCGGGATATGGCATGGAGACGTTGGTGCCCTCACCGGCCTATCCCGTTCAAACCTTTCAAACCGAAGACTATTCTGTGCGTGTGGAAACCATTACCAGCCGCCTGCGTTTTCCTTGGGCTATGGATTTTCTCCCGGATGGGTCGGCAGTGATTACGGAAAAACCGGGTACCATGCGGCATCTTTCCGGCAACAAGCTTTCCAAGCCCTTCGCGGGGGTGCCGGAAGTCAAATATGCCGGGCAGGGCGGGCTGCTGGATGTGGCGGTAGATCCCGATTTTGCCAAAAACCAGCTTATTTTTTTCAGTTATGCGGAACCTGCTGAAGAGGGCCGGCTGGCCGGGACCGCCGTGGCGCGTGCTCGTCTGATTCTGGGGGAGGCGCCGCGACTGGAAGATGTCCACGTGATTTTCCGAATGAATAGGAAAACCGACAAGACCCATCATTACGGATCCCGTATCACCATTGCCCCGGACGGCACCCTGTTTGTCACCCTCGGCGACAGGGGCGAATGGGACCGGGCGCAGGATCCCTTTGATCATGCAGGGGCGGTGATCCGGATCAACAAGGATGGGTCGATTCCGGCTGATAATCCCTTTGCTGACGGGAGGCAGGCCGCGCCGGAAATCTGGTCCATTGGTCATCGCAATGCCCAGGGGGCGGCTTGGAACAAAGATGCCGGGATGTTATGGACCGTGGCGCATGGTGCGCGGGGAGGAGACGAGATCAATGAGCCGCGCGCGGGCCGCAATTATGGCTGGCCGGTGATCACCTACGGCCGGAACTATAACGGGGAGAAAATCGGGATCGGCACTCATAAGGAAGGCATGGAACAGCCGTTGTATTATTGGGATCCGTCCATTGCCCCCTCCGGCATGGCCTATTATGACGGCGCGGCCTTTCCCCGGTGGCGTGGCAATATCTTTGTCGGGGCGCTCAAGGATGAAATGCTGGTACGTCTTGAATTCCGGGAAGACAAGGTAGTGAAGGAGGAGCGCCTGCTTCAGGGGCAATATGGACGAATCCGGGATGTGGTGCAGGGGCCGGACGGATATATCTATTTTCTGACCGATGAGAAACGCGGTAAAGTCCTGCGGTTGCGCCCTGCCTCCTGA
- a CDS encoding ATP-binding protein produces the protein MADKKDLIPLLARIADALDRLAPKRPPSPSLEQGDAFVWHTDPDRLTAVPEVNHIPLSLLKGIDHVTDILRNNTEQFARGLPANNALLWGARGMGKSSLIKALHAEVRTPDGAKLALVEIHREDIPSLPRLLDVIRNSRRRVILFCDDLSFDTEDSSYKSLKAVLEGGIEGRPTNVVFYATSNRRHLMAREMMENERSTAINPSEAVEEKVSLSDRFGLWLGFHSCPQDIYLKMVDCYVSHYHIPVTQEAAHAQALEWATTRGARSGRVAWQFIQDLAGRHGIRL, from the coding sequence ATGGCCGATAAAAAAGATCTGATTCCCCTTCTGGCCCGAATTGCCGATGCCCTGGACAGGCTGGCCCCGAAAAGGCCCCCATCCCCTTCTCTGGAGCAGGGGGACGCTTTTGTCTGGCATACCGATCCGGACCGCCTGACTGCCGTCCCGGAAGTGAACCATATACCTTTATCCCTGCTCAAGGGCATTGATCATGTCACGGATATTCTGCGGAACAATACAGAACAGTTCGCCCGTGGTCTGCCGGCCAACAATGCCCTGCTGTGGGGCGCGCGCGGCATGGGCAAAAGTTCGCTGATCAAGGCGCTGCACGCGGAAGTCAGGACGCCCGACGGCGCAAAACTCGCCCTGGTGGAAATCCATCGTGAGGACATCCCTTCCCTGCCGCGCCTGTTGGACGTGATCCGCAATAGCCGCCGGCGGGTCATCTTATTTTGCGACGATTTATCGTTTGATACAGAAGATAGCAGTTATAAATCCCTAAAAGCAGTATTGGAAGGCGGTATTGAAGGCCGGCCCACAAATGTTGTCTTTTATGCCACCTCAAACCGGCGGCATCTGATGGCCCGGGAGATGATGGAAAATGAACGCTCCACCGCCATCAACCCCTCAGAAGCGGTGGAAGAAAAAGTCTCTCTTTCCGATCGTTTCGGCCTGTGGCTCGGCTTTCATAGCTGCCCCCAGGACATTTATCTGAAAATGGTCGACTGCTATGTCAGTCACTATCATATCCCCGTGACACAGGAAGCAGCCCATGCCCAGGCCCTGGAATGGGCGACCACCCGCGGGGCGCGATCCGGCCGGGTCGCCTGGCAATTTATTCAGGATCTGGCCGGACGACACGGGATCAGGCTCTGA
- a CDS encoding PEP-CTERM sorting domain-containing protein, with amino-acid sequence MKQILHNMAGGRKVLLAAAAIVAPLMASPAQAALISWADWTASTSTTVDGTLTVGSTNVNVDVSSSSNFHFVTTGTGTNFWTEGSPAPYTGNTLVDNAPPASDIIALGAGGTITVTFDQAVEDLIVALVSWNGNVVNFSDPIEIIGEGRGFWGDGAFSAVTSTGFTGSGELHGVVRLPGEFTSFSFTHTSEFWHGFTIGVAGLADPEPDPNTIPEPAALALFGMSLIGLGVGLGRARRRQKSA; translated from the coding sequence ATGAAACAAATTTTGCATAACATGGCGGGGGGAAGAAAAGTCCTTCTGGCTGCGGCCGCAATTGTGGCGCCTTTGATGGCGAGCCCGGCCCAAGCCGCGTTGATTTCCTGGGCTGACTGGACGGCAAGCACCTCAACGACGGTTGACGGTACTCTGACGGTCGGCTCGACCAATGTCAATGTGGATGTGTCCAGCAGTAGTAATTTTCATTTTGTAACCACAGGCACGGGAACCAATTTCTGGACCGAGGGCAGCCCTGCCCCCTATACGGGTAATACATTGGTAGACAATGCGCCGCCGGCCAGTGACATCATTGCGCTGGGGGCGGGAGGAACGATTACAGTCACCTTTGACCAAGCGGTTGAGGATCTTATTGTGGCTCTGGTGAGCTGGAATGGAAATGTGGTGAATTTCAGTGATCCCATTGAGATCATCGGAGAAGGAAGAGGCTTCTGGGGGGATGGTGCCTTTTCCGCTGTTACCTCGACAGGATTCACCGGTTCTGGCGAACTGCATGGGGTGGTTCGCCTGCCGGGCGAATTCACCAGCTTCAGTTTTACCCATACCAGCGAATTCTGGCACGGTTTCACCATCGGCGTGGCAGGTCTGGCAGACCCGGAACCTGATCCAAATACTATTCCGGAACCTGCTGCACTGGCATTGTTTGGTATGAGTTTGATTGGCCTTGGTGTCGGCCTTGGCCGTGCCCGCCGGCGTCAAAAATCGGCCTAG
- the secD gene encoding protein translocase subunit SecD, whose translation MLNFPRWKVILITLVSLLGILTAFPNFLTEEQARSLPSFLPSKQITLGLDLQGGAHLLMEVEVDSVIQDRLEDKSEEIREALRDAKIRHRRRVSEGKVIVTLTHPEDLDRAVSVIRKEASGSVGASLTGLGVSDIELAQRPNGIIEVSLSEAAIRERAQLAVSQSIEIVRRRIDEMGTKEPTIQQNGDDRILIQVPGIDNPDELKQILGKTAKLEFRLVDLSVSPEDIERGRVPPGTEILEAAESERAQGFPAKYAVRKRAILTGENLVDASLGYDENQQPAVNFRFDNSGGKKFADVTRKNVGKPFAIVLDNKVISAPRINSPILGGSGIITGNFTIDSASELALLLRAGALPAPLKVLEERTVGPDLGADSVAAGEIAAMIGLAAVMIYILLSYGFFGLITNLVLIVNIFLIFGILSTLGATLTLPGIAGIVLTIGMAVDANVLIYERIREELKNGRNPLTALDQGYQKAMSTIVDANITTLIAALILFQFGSGPVRGFAVTLAVGIFTSVFTAVMLSRLIIATWARKKRPQTLKL comes from the coding sequence ATGCTGAACTTTCCCCGCTGGAAGGTCATTTTGATCACTCTGGTATCCCTTTTGGGGATTCTTACGGCCTTTCCGAATTTTCTTACAGAAGAGCAGGCCAGGTCGCTTCCTTCATTTCTGCCCAGCAAACAAATTACGCTGGGGCTGGATCTTCAGGGCGGGGCCCATCTGTTGATGGAAGTCGAAGTTGACAGTGTGATTCAGGATCGCCTGGAAGATAAAAGCGAAGAAATCCGCGAAGCCCTGAGGGACGCCAAAATCCGGCACCGTCGCCGGGTCAGCGAGGGGAAGGTGATTGTCACCCTGACTCATCCCGAGGATCTTGACCGGGCGGTTTCCGTCATTCGCAAGGAAGCGTCCGGCAGTGTGGGGGCCTCTCTGACTGGTCTTGGGGTATCCGACATTGAGCTGGCCCAACGTCCCAACGGCATTATTGAGGTCAGCCTCAGCGAGGCCGCCATCCGGGAGCGGGCCCAGCTTGCGGTATCCCAGTCCATCGAAATTGTCCGTCGCCGTATTGACGAAATGGGCACCAAGGAACCCACCATCCAGCAGAATGGCGATGATCGTATCCTGATTCAGGTGCCGGGCATTGACAATCCGGATGAGCTGAAACAAATTCTGGGTAAAACCGCCAAGCTGGAATTCCGGCTGGTGGATCTGTCGGTTTCGCCGGAAGATATTGAACGCGGTAGGGTGCCGCCGGGCACGGAAATCCTGGAGGCGGCCGAAAGCGAAAGGGCCCAGGGCTTCCCAGCCAAATACGCTGTACGCAAACGTGCCATTCTGACGGGGGAAAACCTGGTGGATGCAAGCCTGGGCTATGACGAGAATCAGCAACCGGCGGTGAATTTCCGTTTCGACAATTCGGGCGGCAAGAAGTTTGCCGATGTGACCCGCAAAAATGTGGGCAAGCCTTTTGCCATTGTGCTGGATAATAAGGTCATTAGCGCGCCCCGCATCAACAGCCCGATCCTTGGCGGGTCCGGTATCATTACGGGGAATTTCACCATTGACAGTGCCAGCGAACTGGCGCTTCTGCTCAGAGCCGGGGCGCTGCCGGCGCCACTTAAGGTTCTGGAAGAACGTACTGTGGGGCCGGATTTGGGGGCAGACTCTGTTGCCGCTGGTGAAATCGCTGCCATGATCGGTCTGGCCGCGGTGATGATCTATATTTTATTGAGTTACGGATTTTTCGGGCTGATCACCAATCTGGTGCTCATCGTGAATATTTTCCTGATTTTCGGAATTCTCTCGACACTGGGGGCGACGCTCACCCTGCCGGGAATTGCTGGGATTGTCCTGACCATAGGGATGGCAGTGGATGCCAATGTGCTGATTTACGAACGCATCCGGGAAGAACTGAAAAACGGCAGGAACCCGCTAACGGCGCTGGATCAGGGCTACCAGAAAGCTATGAGCACCATTGTGGACGCCAACATTACCACCCTGATTGCCGCCCTGATCCTGTTTCAGTTCGGATCGGGGCCGGTGCGCGGGTTTGCCGTGACACTGGCGGTGGGTATTTTTACGTCGGTGTTTACGGCCGTTATGCTCTCGCGTCTGATCATTGCCACATGGGCGCGCAAGAAACGCCCGCAAACGTTAAAGCTTTGA
- a CDS encoding protein-L-isoaspartate(D-aspartate) O-methyltransferase, with amino-acid sequence MAIPSLTQKKRRLLEILKREGITDEAVLRAIAEVPREKFVPNYLRHQAYENAALPIESGQTISQPYVVAYMTQELRVGRKMKVLEVGTGSGYQGAVLSRLCRRLFTIERHLPLLNTAEALFRELGYFNITTLFGDGMKGWPEQAPFDRIMVTAAAEKVPQRLLDQLAEDGGIMIIPIGGQEETQHIYRITRQGEDFETEILLPVKFVPLLGGIVHDSS; translated from the coding sequence ATGGCAATTCCTTCTTTGACACAGAAAAAGCGGCGCCTTCTGGAGATCCTGAAACGGGAAGGTATTACGGACGAGGCGGTGCTTAGGGCGATAGCGGAGGTGCCGCGCGAAAAATTCGTCCCCAATTATCTGCGCCATCAGGCTTATGAAAATGCCGCCCTGCCTATTGAGAGCGGGCAGACCATCAGCCAGCCTTATGTGGTGGCCTATATGACTCAGGAGTTGCGGGTGGGGCGAAAAATGAAGGTTCTTGAGGTGGGAACCGGTTCGGGATATCAGGGGGCTGTGTTGTCCCGGTTGTGTCGCAGACTGTTTACCATCGAACGCCATCTGCCCCTGTTGAACACGGCCGAGGCTTTGTTTCGTGAGCTTGGCTATTTCAATATCACCACATTATTTGGCGACGGTATGAAAGGGTGGCCGGAACAGGCGCCTTTTGACCGTATTATGGTAACGGCGGCGGCGGAAAAGGTGCCCCAGCGGCTTCTGGATCAGCTGGCCGAAGACGGCGGTATCATGATCATTCCCATCGGTGGTCAAGAGGAAACGCAGCATATTTACCGCATTACCCGCCAGGGTGAGGATTTTGAGACGGAAATTCTGTTGCCGGTCAAATTTGTGCCGCTGTTGGGCGGCATCGTGCATGATTCATCGTGA
- the surE gene encoding 5'/3'-nucleotidase SurE has translation MMVPDTKRILITNDDGIHAPGLKLLEEIARQLSDDVWVVAPEVEQSGMGHALTLAEPLRYRKLEERRYAVRGTPTDCVMMAMHKIIEGDKPTLLLSGINRGGNLAEDMTYSGTIAAAMEGTICGIPSIALSQEISSVNRQTPFAVAQEFALLVIRDILTQSWEDGILVNVNFPPDIRNIHGIKTTQQGFRDEAELFVKEREDLRGGHYYWLGFRRAYGNPAEGTDLEAIRDGYISITPLHLDLTHYSTFNSFRKNLNKDF, from the coding sequence TACAAATGATGATGGCATTCATGCGCCCGGCCTGAAACTCTTGGAAGAGATTGCCCGACAGTTGAGTGATGACGTTTGGGTGGTGGCGCCGGAAGTGGAACAAAGCGGCATGGGGCATGCGCTGACCCTGGCTGAACCCTTGCGATATCGCAAGCTGGAGGAACGCCGTTATGCGGTGCGAGGCACGCCCACGGACTGTGTCATGATGGCCATGCACAAAATTATCGAGGGCGATAAGCCCACCTTGCTGCTTTCGGGTATTAATCGGGGGGGTAATCTGGCCGAGGATATGACCTATTCAGGCACCATTGCGGCGGCCATGGAGGGGACTATTTGCGGCATTCCTTCTATCGCGCTCAGTCAGGAAATCAGTTCGGTTAATCGGCAAACGCCCTTTGCCGTTGCGCAGGAATTCGCTTTGCTGGTGATCCGTGATATTCTGACCCAGAGCTGGGAAGACGGTATTCTTGTTAATGTCAATTTCCCCCCGGATATACGCAACATTCACGGGATCAAGACCACGCAACAGGGGTTCAGGGACGAGGCGGAACTGTTTGTCAAGGAACGCGAAGATCTGCGTGGGGGCCATTATTACTGGCTGGGATTCCGTAGGGCTTACGGCAACCCGGCTGAAGGCACCGACCTTGAGGCCATACGGGACGGGTATATTTCCATCACGCCGCTGCATCTTGATCTTACGCATTATTCCACATTCAACAGTTTCCGGAAAAATCTGAACAAAGACTTCTGA
- a CDS encoding Mth938-like domain-containing protein has product MKLEEITSQEETTIAGYGNGGFRVGEHQRVEGSVLLTPKGYYPWPVRVHQDITLATLSQITEMADDLELLIVGMGENMAFLNREVRAALEGYGIAVEIMATGAAARTYNVLLTEGRRVAAALIAI; this is encoded by the coding sequence ATGAAATTGGAAGAAATCACGTCTCAGGAAGAAACCACTATTGCCGGTTACGGCAATGGCGGGTTTCGTGTCGGGGAACATCAGCGGGTGGAAGGGTCTGTTTTGCTCACCCCCAAAGGGTATTATCCCTGGCCGGTCCGCGTGCATCAGGACATTACGCTGGCAACACTTTCACAGATTACCGAAATGGCGGATGACCTGGAACTGCTGATTGTGGGCATGGGCGAAAATATGGCTTTTCTGAACCGTGAGGTCCGTGCTGCACTAGAAGGATACGGCATTGCCGTGGAAATCATGGCGACTGGCGCGGCAGCGCGCACCTATAATGTACTGCTGACGGAAGGACGCCGGGTGGCTGCGGCCCTGATTGCGATTTAA